In Qingrenia yutianensis, the sequence AGACCGTACAAGGCGAATTTAAGAGAAATAAAACTTACCGAGCCGAAACCTGATGCGTTTATTGCAAGAACGATGTTCAGCAGCATAAGCAGCGGAACGGATATGAAGACGTACAAGGGTATGCAGCACCCCGAACAGTGCTACTATCCGCTTGTTCCGGGATATGAAACGGCAGGCGTTATTGTAAAGGTTCCAGAACAGGGTGCAGATTTAAGCCATTTTCCGAAAAGTGCGCAGTGCCTAAAGGTCGGCGACAGGGTTATGATTAACGAATGTAGGAAATACGGCAATGTATGCTCTGCTTGGGGCGGCGGCAGCGAATACACAATAAAAGACTCAAATACCACAAACGACCAATTTGACTACATGGTAAAAATTCCCGACAATGTTACCTATATTCAGGCGGTTTTAGCATATCTGGCGTGTGTACCGCTTAAAGGAATTATGCGAATGAATCTTCGCAAAAACGAAACATTTGTTGTTATCGGTGCCGGAATGGTAGGTGTTTCGGCAATTCAGGAGTTTAAAATACTCGAGCCGACGCTTAAAGTTATCTGCATTGAACGCAACGCCTTCAGACGTTCGATTGCCGAAAAATATGCTGATTTAGTTGTATCACCCGATGATGCTGTAAACAAAATAAGCGAATTTACAAACGGTAAAATGGCAGACCAGCTTATCGAATGTTCGGGAAATCCCGAGGTTGTGGGTACACTTCACAAATACATAAAAGACGGAGGCTGGGAGGATGACGACACTCCTGCGCATATTCATCTTCAGGGCGATTATCCCGATAAAATAATTTTTGACCATTATCACAGATGGTTTGTGAAAAATGCCACAATTACAATGACGTGTGCACTCAAAGCAGGCTGCAAGGAGCAGGTTTTGCAGTGGATTTCGGAAGGAAAATTCGATACCGACGGACTGCCAATCGAAATATGGCCCGTTTCAAAGTGTGCAGAGGCATTTGAATACAAGGCGAAAAAGGGCGAGGACGTATTTAAAATTGTGTTTGATTGGAGCAAATAATTATGATTTTCGGAAACGCAGCGTGGGGTTTCAGAGAAACTCCGCTTAAAAAACAGCTTGAAATTACGCACGGTATGAACCTTTCGGTGCTGGAGCTGGGCATTGCAAACGCACCGTCCGATTTGCCGCTCGATATATCGGACAGCGAAATCGAAAACGTAAAGGCTATGTTTGAAAAACACGGCATAAAGCTTTTGTGCGCCGCAACGG encodes:
- a CDS encoding zinc-dependent alcohol dehydrogenase, with product MNEYKTSRAVVIERPYKANLREIKLTEPKPDAFIARTMFSSISSGTDMKTYKGMQHPEQCYYPLVPGYETAGVIVKVPEQGADLSHFPKSAQCLKVGDRVMINECRKYGNVCSAWGGGSEYTIKDSNTTNDQFDYMVKIPDNVTYIQAVLAYLACVPLKGIMRMNLRKNETFVVIGAGMVGVSAIQEFKILEPTLKVICIERNAFRRSIAEKYADLVVSPDDAVNKISEFTNGKMADQLIECSGNPEVVGTLHKYIKDGGWEDDDTPAHIHLQGDYPDKIIFDHYHRWFVKNATITMTCALKAGCKEQVLQWISEGKFDTDGLPIEIWPVSKCAEAFEYKAKKGEDVFKIVFDWSK